agagagagaaataatcagaAAAAGGGGTAAAAAAAGGCAGGCAACATAAATTACTTGGTTGGGACGGGGTATCCGGGGAAGAGCTTGGCGAGGATGCGGACGACGTCTTCGCGGTGGAGGACGCTCTCGGCGCAGAGGTAGCGACCGGCGGCCCCGGGCGCCTCGTAGACCAGCAGGTGCGCCAGAGCCACATCCCGCACGTCCACGTACGCCTGCACCGCGTTGGCGTACTTCTTGGCGGAGCCGTCCAGGTACTTCAACACGTGCACGGTGCTCGCGTTCACCGCCGCCTGCAGCATGGGCCCCATCACCAGCACCGGGTTCACCACCACCACGTCCACCCCCCTCTCCTTCGCCATCTCATACGCCGCCTGCTCCGCCACCGCCTTCCCGTAACAATACCAATTCTGGaaacaagaaaccataatatatcAGTGCAACTCAGTTCGATTCGATCGAGATGATAACAGCTGAGATACAAGTAGCGAAAAGGAATGGCCGATGAGGGTAATCCACCTTGGTGTTCTTGCAGTAGTCGAGGTCGCTCCAGCATGACTCGTCGACGACCACATCGGGGCCGCGGTTGGGGTCCATGGTCATGGCACCGATGGAGGAGGTGAACACCACGCGGCGGACGGTGCCAGCATGGGCGGCGGCGTTGATGACATACTTGGTCCCCCTCACCGCCGGCTCTACCATTTTCTCCTGAAATTAGATTAGGTACTGTTTGTTTTAGTCATCCAAAACCAATACATATACATAGTCGAACCATCATCAGCTACTACTGGGAATTTCCCAGTTTTAGAAAGAAGGGGTTGTAGCGGTAGGTAAGTCGTACTGGGTCGTCGGTCACCGGGGAGGCGGTGTGGAAGACGCCATGGCAGCCGTCGATTGCAGCCCGCAGCGCGTCAAAGTCGAGAAGATCAGCCTTGCAGAGGATTAGCCTCTCCTTCGCCCCTTCCAGAGCTTTTAGATGCGCATTCTTCGGATCATCTAAAACAACGGGGAGAAAAATAAGATCACTCCAAAtattaacataaaaaaaaaaaaaaaaaaggagagaagaaacTTATGGCAATTAGGATATAATTATGGTGTCAAGTTCTCCCACaattgtatatatctatatatataccagGGTTTCGGACGGTTCCTTTGACGGTGTAGCCCTTCTCGAGGAGGAGCTTGACGAGCCAAGAGGCGATGAAGCCACCGGCGCCGGTGACGCAGACGGTCTGGCCGTGGCCGGAGGGAGTGGAAGAGTCGACGGTCATTATGAGGGCGTTTGAGGGGGAATGCCGGGGTAGATGAGTGAAGGAGACGGAGTGTGAGAAGACGAGAAGATAGAGTTGGTGGGGTTGGTGAGCAGAGGCGGATGAGAGGCACTCACGGGTACGCGCGGCTGATTTATAATCCTAGCTACCAGCAAAAAGTTGTGGCCACTGTTAAAAGGAGTAGGTGGTGAGGTAACTGGCCATGGTTACAAGATGCCACCCGCGAAGTGATGGTCAAAGCGATGAACTTGGAATGTGCACAGCGACCAAGTCCACCCAAGAAGTTCCCGTTCGGAGGGGTTGGTGGAAAATATAGATTAAGCCTATTATTACATACATGTCGGAAGAAGAGTAGGTGAAGCTGGGTGATGCTTGGtatataggaaaaaaaaaaaaaggaaagggtaAAAAAAGAAGCGTCAAGTGATGCCGGCTGAGTGGTTGGAGTCTGACGATATATTGTTTCATTACTAAGATTTGCATCTCTAAGTGTAATTTTTATTTTGGACTAGTTCGTAAGCGTGCAAAACACTTAATTCATGTAATTTAGAAAGTAGATGGGGCAGGGAGTCAGGAGTAGTTTTGCATAAATGGAATAATTGCAGAAGGTCtttctcaaaaagaaaaaagaaaataaagaagaacaAGCTAATGGAATGAAATGGGCATGGGCCCTACTGTGTAGTTGAACTTGGACTCAATTATACTGTGGAGATGATAAACCCTCCTCTCTAGCAAATGCAAGAGGTTAGTTAATTCGATGTTGTCATATTTATGTTGTTTCTTTGTCGTTCGTTTGGTTCAGtctctgttttgtttcttcttgctgTTCTTCATCTTTAATCTACCATGAAAAAACTTGGTCAATATGAGAGTTTTTTGGACAATATTAAAACAGGGCGGTCTGGTTTGTGGGAAAATGGGCGAGCCTAAAGTCTAAATATCTCAACTAACAAGAGTAGGTGAAGCAGGAAGACATTTTTTTCccgaaaaaaagaaaagcaaaacgtgCCCTGAAGCTTTCCTCGGGGGATTCCCAGCTCAGCGTCCGCAAAAGAGACAGCAGTCGCCCAAGAAAGAGTGGAGACAACCGGAAAGTGGGGACTGAGTGGGTTTGTGTCAGGGGAAAGCACCACTCGACCAGTGGGAATGGAGGATAACCACCAGTCATTGTTCTGGTCCGGGCGTGAGCGGCTTAATTGATGCGGTTGGGGCGGTGGTCACCGGACCCCACATAGACGGTCCGGGTGTGAGCGGGTTAATTGATGCGCTTGGGACGGTCACCGGACCCCACAGAGACAAGAAGAGGCCAGACAACGGTATATTGTACCGAGTGTATTCCGGTGCCGGTATTTTAGTGGTACCCGAAAAAAATCGACGCCAATGGGATGGTTGAGCTGCTCCGGAAggatattgttttttttttttttttttttccgggtaCATCCCAAAGGTTATAGTTTATTATTTGCTTTTGGTCCACATGGGCAGCCACTTTTAATTTTATACTGAATAAAAGAAACGAAATCGTGGGGGATAAACTTTGACATCAAGATTCGTGTTAGTAGTTCTTTGGTCAACCGATGGGTGAAGGTTTTCTGTCGTACCGACCAAATCTTGCAGGAAGACACGTGCACCCTTCTCGTTGATCGGATACGCACGCGCGGCCCCATTGATGAGAAGCATGTTGACTTGGTTACCCTGATAATTGCATTCCTTTTGGACAAATCTCCTCTCGGCCCTCGGAAGAGGGAAACAGAACGAGACACATGCGGtgattttgtaatttttttttatttaataatatcatGCATCcaactatgaaaaaaattattaattaaaccagatcgatcattttttttttgaattaattcaACTAGGGCATATAATCGGTCCAAAGAAAAAAATCGTCAATGTAAGAAAAATTTGAAGTAAAATCCATGAGCCCTATACTCTCTACTTATACTTGGCACAACGGACGAGGCATTCTTATATACATGGCCTCTTCTTCCATATTTCTAatctttgatcaaattttttaattttttttttaattttatttttttctttacacAATGCCAAATTTCA
Above is a genomic segment from Elaeis guineensis isolate ETL-2024a chromosome 1, EG11, whole genome shotgun sequence containing:
- the LOC105060184 gene encoding cinnamoyl-CoA reductase 1; its protein translation is MTVDSSTPSGHGQTVCVTGAGGFIASWLVKLLLEKGYTVKGTVRNPDDPKNAHLKALEGAKERLILCKADLLDFDALRAAIDGCHGVFHTASPVTDDPEKMVEPAVRGTKYVINAAAHAGTVRRVVFTSSIGAMTMDPNRGPDVVVDESCWSDLDYCKNTKNWYCYGKAVAEQAAYEMAKERGVDVVVVNPVLVMGPMLQAAVNASTVHVLKYLDGSAKKYANAVQAYVDVRDVALAHLLVYEAPGAAGRYLCAESVLHREDVVRILAKLFPGYPVPTKCSDEVNPRKKPYKFSNQRLRDLGLQFTPVTQSIYETVKCLQEKGHLKIIS